In a single window of the Micromonospora sp. WMMD1155 genome:
- a CDS encoding antibiotic biosynthesis monooxygenase gives MSMTLTVPVTVAIARRVDPGRSSEMVAWMRAGTALAEAFPGFLGAGWVQSGPGSPEWHMLYRFADAETLRRWEESPQRHWWLSSAQGIVEHTRVERRTGIEGWFDPPSEHSVDPVEPAPPASPPRWKQAVTIWLAFFPLSLSATLLTSHFLDAVPLAARVLLMTLCLTPLMTYLVLPRITRALHWWLHGQRAPWRGL, from the coding sequence ATGTCAATGACCCTCACCGTGCCGGTGACCGTCGCCATCGCCCGCCGTGTCGACCCGGGCCGGTCCAGCGAGATGGTGGCCTGGATGCGGGCCGGCACCGCGCTGGCCGAGGCGTTCCCCGGGTTCCTCGGCGCCGGTTGGGTGCAGAGCGGCCCGGGTTCGCCGGAGTGGCACATGCTCTACCGATTCGCCGACGCCGAGACGCTGCGCCGGTGGGAGGAGTCCCCGCAGCGGCACTGGTGGCTCAGCTCGGCGCAGGGCATCGTCGAGCACACCCGGGTCGAGCGGCGTACCGGGATCGAGGGTTGGTTCGACCCGCCGTCGGAGCACTCGGTGGACCCGGTGGAGCCGGCCCCGCCCGCGTCGCCGCCCCGCTGGAAGCAGGCGGTGACCATCTGGCTGGCGTTCTTTCCGCTGAGCCTCAGCGCCACACTGCTGACGAGTCACTTCCTCGACGCGGTGCCGCTGGCGGCGCGGGTGCTGCTGATGACGCTCTGCCTGACCCCGCTGATGACGTACCTGGTGCTGCCCCGGATCACCAGGGCGTTGCACTGGTGGCTGCACGGCCAGCGGGCGCCCTGGCGGGGCTTATAG
- a CDS encoding GDSL-type esterase/lipase family protein — translation MPRRWVAALACLAALVALACEGGTSADPRPTRSTPPSGGPGGIAALGDSITTGFASCLVLTSCERNSWSTGDGLRVQSHYRRLLEQDSAIRDRTYNHARPGARADALEGQARAAVRDRPDYVTVLIGANDVCRGGADAMTPVAEFRADVDRGLRVLRTGRPKARVLVVSIPDLYRLWEVGHGDSRAVRAWRRGICPALLAEATSTAPADRARRAAVRERIQAYNTELVAACRAYGSRCRHDGGAVHKVRFTLDLLNPLDWFHPNATGQGRIAEVTWRSSGLAS, via the coding sequence ATGCCTCGACGCTGGGTCGCCGCCCTGGCCTGTCTCGCGGCCCTGGTGGCACTGGCCTGCGAGGGCGGCACGTCCGCGGACCCCCGCCCCACCAGGAGCACCCCGCCGTCGGGCGGGCCGGGCGGCATCGCCGCACTCGGCGATTCGATCACCACCGGCTTCGCGTCCTGCCTGGTGCTGACGTCCTGCGAGCGCAACTCCTGGTCGACGGGGGACGGCCTGCGGGTGCAGAGCCACTACCGTCGGCTGCTGGAGCAGGATTCGGCGATCCGCGACCGGACGTACAACCACGCCCGTCCCGGCGCCCGCGCGGACGCCCTGGAGGGCCAGGCCCGGGCGGCGGTACGCGACCGCCCCGACTACGTCACCGTGCTGATCGGCGCCAACGACGTCTGCCGGGGCGGGGCGGACGCGATGACGCCGGTCGCCGAGTTCCGCGCCGACGTCGACCGGGGCCTACGGGTGCTGCGGACGGGCCGCCCGAAGGCCCGGGTGCTGGTGGTGAGCATCCCCGACCTGTACCGGCTCTGGGAGGTCGGGCACGGCGACTCCCGGGCCGTCCGCGCCTGGCGGCGGGGCATCTGCCCGGCCCTGCTGGCCGAGGCGACCTCGACGGCGCCCGCCGACCGGGCACGCCGGGCCGCCGTGCGGGAGCGGATCCAGGCGTACAACACCGAACTGGTGGCGGCCTGCCGGGCGTACGGCTCACGCTGCCGGCACGACGGCGGCGCGGTGCACAAGGTCCGGTTCACCCTGGACCTGCTCAACCCGCTGGACTGGTTCCACCCCAACGCCACCGGTCAGGGCCGCATCGCCGAGGTCACCTGGCGCTCCTCCGGCCTGGCGAGCTGA
- a CDS encoding PAC2 family protein, with translation MLDPHELYQLTDDLPDLGQPVLIQALTGFVDAGNASRLAREQLLTSLEGRPIATFDVDQLFDYRSRRPVMTFVEDHWESVDSPTLELHLLHDDDETPFLLLTGPEPDLQWERFVAAVAGLAARLDVRLTVGLNSIPMAVPHTRPTGVTAHATRPELIAGYEPWLQRVQVPGSVGHLLEFRLGEQGRDALGFAAHVPHYVAQTEYPAAAEVLLTSVSRSTGLLLPGDGLRSAAEVVRVEIDRQVAQTDDAAALVQALEEQYDAFARGRGEKSLLAPDAGPLPTADELGAELERFLAEQTRPGDTPAG, from the coding sequence GTGCTCGACCCACACGAGCTCTACCAGCTCACCGACGATCTGCCCGACCTCGGGCAACCGGTCCTGATCCAGGCCCTCACCGGGTTCGTGGACGCCGGCAACGCCAGCCGGCTGGCGCGCGAGCAACTGCTCACCTCGCTGGAGGGCCGGCCGATCGCCACCTTCGACGTCGACCAGCTCTTCGACTACCGATCGCGACGACCGGTGATGACCTTCGTCGAGGACCACTGGGAGAGCGTCGACTCGCCCACGCTGGAGCTGCACCTGCTGCACGACGACGACGAAACCCCCTTCCTGCTGCTCACCGGCCCCGAGCCGGACCTGCAGTGGGAACGGTTCGTGGCCGCCGTAGCCGGGCTCGCCGCCCGGTTGGACGTCCGGCTCACCGTCGGCCTCAACTCGATCCCGATGGCGGTGCCGCACACCCGTCCCACCGGGGTGACCGCGCACGCCACCCGCCCGGAGCTGATCGCCGGCTACGAGCCCTGGCTGCAACGCGTCCAGGTGCCCGGCAGCGTCGGTCACCTGCTGGAGTTCCGCCTCGGCGAGCAGGGCCGCGACGCGCTGGGCTTCGCCGCCCACGTGCCGCACTACGTGGCGCAGACCGAGTACCCGGCCGCCGCCGAGGTGCTGCTCACCTCGGTGTCCCGCAGCACCGGCCTGCTGCTGCCCGGCGACGGGCTGCGCTCGGCCGCCGAGGTGGTTCGGGTGGAGATCGACCGGCAGGTCGCCCAGACCGACGACGCGGCAGCCCTGGTCCAGGCCCTGGAGGAGCAGTACGACGCGTTCGCCCGAGGCCGGGGCGAGAAGAGCCTGCTCGCCCCGGACGCCGGGCCCCTGCCCACCGCCGACGAACTCGGCGCGGAACTGGAGCGGTTCCTGGCCGAACAGACCCGTCCCGGCGACACCCCGGCCGGCTGA
- a CDS encoding peptidase M23: MRDDGTLDDPYAPSSPTAHMEDGTSTERTTAASRLRAYARDLTGRRRAQVALATGVVCCLGLAAVAQVRYESADAATRGASPAGSELAQRAEQQTASRGLDRTAAPSASATATPADPDTTAPARKAAPARPTRPAPVAGLDRAQMQNAETIVRTGRKMGVPRRGLVIAVATAMQESNLYNVASGVLPESQDYPHQGVGWDHDSVGLFQQRSSSGWGPVGRLMDPEFATRQFLAALEQVPGWEGMRLTDAAQAVQVSAYPEHYQQHEWRATRVVDALVPAGR; the protein is encoded by the coding sequence ATGCGTGACGACGGCACCCTCGACGACCCGTACGCCCCGAGCAGCCCCACTGCCCATATGGAGGACGGCACCTCAACCGAACGGACAACCGCCGCGAGTCGGCTCCGGGCGTACGCCCGGGACCTGACCGGTCGACGGCGGGCGCAGGTGGCCCTCGCCACCGGGGTGGTCTGCTGCCTCGGGCTGGCCGCCGTCGCGCAGGTCCGGTACGAGAGCGCCGACGCCGCGACGCGGGGCGCGTCACCGGCCGGCTCCGAGCTGGCGCAGCGTGCCGAGCAGCAGACCGCCTCGCGTGGCCTCGACCGGACGGCTGCCCCGAGCGCCTCCGCCACGGCGACCCCGGCCGACCCGGACACCACGGCTCCGGCCCGCAAGGCAGCCCCGGCTCGCCCGACCCGTCCGGCTCCCGTCGCCGGCCTGGACCGGGCCCAGATGCAGAACGCCGAGACGATCGTCCGTACCGGCCGGAAGATGGGGGTGCCCCGCCGCGGGTTGGTGATCGCGGTGGCCACCGCCATGCAGGAGAGCAACCTCTACAACGTGGCCAGCGGCGTCCTGCCCGAATCGCAGGACTACCCGCACCAGGGCGTCGGCTGGGACCACGACTCGGTCGGGTTGTTCCAGCAGCGGTCGAGCAGCGGTTGGGGCCCGGTGGGTCGGCTGATGGACCCGGAGTTCGCCACCCGGCAGTTCCTCGCCGCGCTGGAGCAGGTGCCCGGCTGGGAGGGGATGCGGCTGACCGACGCCGCGCAGGCGGTGCAGGTGTCCGCGTACCCCGAGCACTACCAGCAGCACGAATGGCGCGCCACCCGGGTCGTCGACGCCCTCGTACCGGCGGGGCGGTAA
- a CDS encoding exodeoxyribonuclease III, giving the protein MRLATWNVNSVKARLPRLLEWLADTGPDVVCLQETKCPDGAFPVTEVGELGYTVASHSDGRWNGVAILSRVGLDDVRVGFAGEPGFPAPEARAISATCDGVRVWSVYVPNGRTPDDPHYAYKLAWFAALRDALDTELAGGLPLVVSGDFNVAPTDADVWDPAVFTHSTHVTPAERAALAALRDLGLSDVVPTPMKGPHPFTYWDYRAGMFHQNKGMRIDLVYASAPFARAVRSAYVDREARKGKGPSDHAPIVVDADLVPAVETF; this is encoded by the coding sequence ATGCGCCTGGCGACCTGGAACGTCAACTCGGTGAAGGCCCGCCTACCCCGGCTACTGGAGTGGCTGGCCGACACCGGGCCGGACGTCGTCTGCCTGCAGGAGACCAAGTGCCCGGACGGCGCCTTCCCGGTGACCGAGGTGGGCGAGCTGGGCTACACCGTCGCCAGCCACAGCGACGGCCGCTGGAACGGGGTCGCCATCCTGTCCCGGGTCGGGCTGGACGACGTGCGGGTCGGGTTCGCCGGCGAGCCCGGCTTCCCCGCCCCGGAGGCCCGGGCCATCTCCGCGACCTGCGACGGGGTCCGGGTCTGGTCGGTGTACGTGCCCAACGGCCGGACGCCGGACGACCCGCACTACGCGTACAAGTTGGCCTGGTTCGCGGCACTACGCGACGCGCTGGACACGGAGTTGGCCGGCGGGCTTCCGCTGGTGGTCAGCGGCGACTTCAACGTCGCCCCGACCGACGCCGACGTCTGGGACCCGGCGGTCTTCACCCACTCCACCCACGTCACCCCGGCCGAGCGGGCAGCCCTCGCCGCGCTGCGCGACCTCGGCCTCAGCGACGTCGTACCCACCCCGATGAAGGGGCCACACCCCTTCACCTACTGGGACTACCGCGCCGGGATGTTCCACCAGAACAAGGGCATGAGGATCGACCTGGTGTACGCGTCCGCGCCGTTCGCCCGAGCGGTCCGCTCGGCCTACGTGGACCGGGAGGCGCGCAAGGGCAAGGGCCCCTCCGACCACGCGCCGATCGTCGTCGACGCGGACCTGGTGCCTGCGGTGGAGACGTTCTGA
- a CDS encoding EcsC family protein: MTDTPPVGGQPAVPTPQPSAGQPAGPVDAPEGPPARLWDRMRDDPQYAPEHLALEAVRRLGPEAAQWAARARAEQPGVSADVLADQATRKFVNLARLSGAVSGAAGLPGAVIDVGVLAWTQARMVLHIAAAYDVDPLHGDRATDLLVLQRVHKVAESARLALGVAAGRERADALFGLRGQRPLGRVMLQLGVRLAQMAGVRAAKRMVAKVIPGAAIVLGTWANSSATKDLAKRSRALFRSRGASVPEPRQR, encoded by the coding sequence GTGACCGACACCCCACCCGTCGGCGGCCAGCCCGCCGTTCCCACTCCACAGCCGTCCGCCGGCCAGCCGGCCGGGCCGGTGGACGCCCCCGAGGGTCCGCCGGCCCGCCTCTGGGACCGGATGCGCGACGACCCGCAGTACGCACCGGAACACCTCGCCCTGGAGGCCGTCCGCCGGCTCGGGCCGGAGGCCGCGCAGTGGGCCGCTCGGGCCCGGGCCGAGCAGCCCGGCGTGTCGGCCGACGTCCTCGCCGACCAGGCGACCCGCAAGTTCGTCAACCTGGCCCGGCTGTCCGGCGCGGTGTCGGGAGCGGCCGGGCTGCCCGGGGCCGTGATCGACGTGGGCGTGCTTGCCTGGACCCAGGCGCGGATGGTGCTGCACATCGCCGCCGCCTACGACGTCGACCCGCTGCACGGCGACCGGGCCACCGACCTGCTGGTCCTCCAGCGCGTGCACAAGGTCGCCGAGAGTGCCCGGTTGGCTCTCGGCGTGGCCGCCGGTCGGGAACGCGCCGACGCGCTCTTCGGCCTGCGTGGCCAGCGCCCGCTCGGTCGGGTCATGCTGCAACTCGGCGTCCGCCTGGCCCAGATGGCCGGTGTCCGGGCCGCCAAGCGGATGGTCGCCAAGGTCATCCCCGGTGCGGCGATAGTGCTCGGCACCTGGGCCAACTCGTCGGCCACCAAGGATCTCGCGAAGCGGTCCCGGGCTCTCTTCCGCTCCCGGGGCGCCTCCGTACCGGAGCCCCGCCAGCGCTGA